Proteins encoded together in one Chryseobacterium sp. G0201 window:
- a CDS encoding thiamine pyrophosphate-dependent enzyme: MAKNIAEQIVEMLENANVKRIYAVTGDSLNHLNIAVKKSSIEWIHVRHEEVGAYAAAAEAELDGFAVCAGSCGPGHVHLINGVYEAHRSHVPMLVIASTIPTEEMGMDYFQETNTTKLFDDCSYYNQLITRPEQVQRTVQTAIQHAISKKGVAVIGLPGDVSELDAEEATTSNKIFKTNPVIRPSDEELNQLANLINESEKVTIYCGIGAEKSNAEVVELSKYLKAPVGYSFRGKMAIQPNNPNEVGLTGLLGLPSAYHAMHEADLLILLGTDFPYQKFMPVKNKIVQIDESPERLGRRAKLELGLTGDVKETIKALLPLLKEKTDVHFLNQQLEFYEKVKEEQLTYVKDSGKEDSIQPEFVAHTLDKLAKRDAIFTVDTGMCCVWGARFITGTGERKMLGSFNHGSMANAMPMAIGASLAHPDRQVIAMCGDGGLSMLLGDMATIFQYKLPIKLIVFNNRTLGMVKLEMEVGGMPDNETDMINPDFAMIAQAMGYPGKNVHKPEEVEAAINECLNYNGPYLLNIFTNPNALALPPKIEFDQVVGMTKSMAQLMLGGKMEEALDTVKSNYKHIKGLL; this comes from the coding sequence ATGGCTAAAAACATAGCAGAGCAAATTGTTGAAATGCTCGAAAATGCAAATGTGAAAAGAATTTATGCAGTAACAGGCGATAGCCTTAATCATTTAAATATTGCCGTGAAAAAAAGCAGCATCGAATGGATTCATGTAAGGCATGAAGAAGTGGGAGCCTATGCTGCAGCAGCGGAAGCAGAACTTGATGGTTTTGCGGTTTGTGCAGGAAGTTGCGGACCGGGACATGTTCATTTGATCAATGGAGTTTACGAAGCGCATCGTTCTCACGTTCCGATGTTGGTTATCGCTTCAACGATTCCGACCGAAGAAATGGGAATGGATTATTTCCAGGAAACAAATACCACAAAATTATTTGATGATTGCAGTTATTACAATCAATTGATCACAAGACCGGAGCAGGTTCAGAGAACTGTTCAAACAGCGATCCAGCATGCTATTTCAAAGAAAGGAGTTGCTGTGATTGGTCTTCCGGGAGATGTTTCAGAATTGGATGCTGAAGAAGCTACGACTTCCAATAAAATATTTAAAACAAATCCTGTTATTCGCCCGTCTGATGAGGAATTGAACCAATTGGCGAATTTAATTAACGAAAGCGAAAAAGTAACCATCTACTGCGGTATCGGAGCTGAAAAATCCAATGCTGAGGTGGTAGAATTATCAAAATATTTAAAAGCTCCTGTAGGATATTCTTTCCGCGGAAAAATGGCGATTCAGCCAAATAATCCTAATGAAGTTGGGTTAACCGGACTTCTGGGACTTCCTTCCGCGTATCACGCGATGCATGAAGCTGATTTACTAATTCTTTTGGGAACAGATTTCCCTTATCAGAAATTCATGCCTGTTAAAAATAAGATTGTACAAATTGATGAAAGTCCTGAAAGATTGGGCAGAAGAGCCAAGTTGGAATTGGGTTTGACGGGCGATGTTAAAGAAACCATCAAAGCATTATTACCTTTATTAAAAGAAAAAACAGACGTACATTTCCTTAATCAACAGTTGGAATTTTACGAAAAAGTAAAAGAAGAACAATTGACGTATGTAAAAGATTCCGGAAAAGAAGATTCTATCCAGCCGGAATTTGTAGCACATACTTTAGATAAATTAGCTAAAAGAGATGCCATCTTTACTGTAGATACAGGGATGTGTTGTGTTTGGGGCGCAAGATTTATTACGGGAACTGGAGAGCGTAAGATGTTGGGTTCTTTCAATCATGGTTCTATGGCGAATGCAATGCCGATGGCTATCGGAGCGTCATTAGCTCATCCCGACAGACAGGTTATCGCGATGTGTGGTGACGGTGGATTATCCATGTTATTAGGAGATATGGCGACTATTTTTCAGTATAAACTTCCCATAAAATTGATTGTTTTTAATAACAGAACACTAGGAATGGTAAAACTGGAAATGGAAGTCGGCGGAATGCCCGATAATGAGACCGATATGATCAACCCTGATTTTGCAATGATAGCTCAGGCAATGGGATATCCAGGCAAAAACGTTCACAAACCGGAAGAAGTTGAAGCGGCTATTAATGAATGTTTAAATTACAATGGCCCTTACCTTTTAAATATTTTCACCAATCCAAATGCGCTGGCATTACCTCCAAAGATTGAATTTGATCAGGTTGTAGGAATGACAAAATCTATGGCTCAGCTGATGCTTGGCGGTAAAATGGAAGAAGCTTTAGACACTGTAAAAAGTAACTATAAACATATTAAAGGATTGTTATAA
- the lysA gene encoding diaminopimelate decarboxylase gives MNSKELLKIANEFGTPVYVYDAESIKIQYEKLTSSFLKHTRFFYAAKALTNINILKYVKNLGASLDCVSINEVKLGLKAGFSKEKILFTPNCVDLAEIEEAMTHGVHINIDNISILEQFGNKYGNTYPILVRINPHIFAGGNYKISTGHIDSKFGISIHQVRHIERVMKSTNLNVEGLHMHTGSEIKDPDVFLQALDIMLELSEHFPNLKYLDMGSGFKIPYQDSEEETDVKTLGKKVEKVIAEFSKSTGKKFELWFEPGKFLVGKSGYLLVKANVIKQTTATVFVGVNSGFNHLIRPMFYDSYHQIENLSNPKGAERIYTVVGNICETDTFAWDRKLNEVREGDILAFHNAGAYGFEMSSNFNSRLKPAEVLFLDGKAHLIRKRDEFEDLLRNQIEVIN, from the coding sequence ATGAATTCAAAAGAATTATTAAAGATTGCCAATGAGTTTGGCACGCCGGTGTACGTTTACGATGCAGAATCGATTAAAATTCAATACGAAAAGCTTACATCTTCTTTTTTAAAGCACACAAGGTTCTTCTATGCAGCGAAGGCGTTGACAAATATCAACATTCTTAAGTATGTCAAGAACTTGGGGGCTTCTTTGGATTGTGTATCAATTAATGAAGTGAAATTAGGTTTAAAAGCCGGATTTTCTAAAGAAAAAATATTATTTACCCCAAACTGTGTCGATTTAGCCGAGATCGAGGAAGCAATGACACATGGAGTACATATTAATATCGATAACATCTCTATTCTTGAGCAGTTCGGTAACAAATACGGAAATACATATCCAATTCTTGTAAGAATCAACCCGCATATTTTTGCAGGTGGAAACTATAAAATCTCAACGGGTCACATCGACAGTAAATTCGGGATTTCTATTCATCAGGTTCGCCACATCGAAAGAGTGATGAAAAGCACAAATCTGAATGTTGAAGGTCTTCACATGCATACAGGAAGCGAGATCAAAGATCCTGACGTTTTCTTACAGGCTTTAGATATTATGCTGGAACTTTCTGAGCATTTCCCGAATCTGAAATATCTGGATATGGGAAGCGGTTTTAAAATTCCTTACCAAGACAGTGAAGAGGAAACTGATGTGAAAACGTTAGGTAAAAAAGTAGAAAAAGTAATCGCTGAGTTCTCAAAATCTACAGGAAAAAAATTCGAATTATGGTTTGAGCCAGGAAAATTCTTGGTTGGAAAAAGCGGATATCTTTTAGTAAAAGCTAATGTGATCAAGCAGACAACAGCGACTGTTTTTGTTGGAGTTAATTCTGGATTTAATCATTTGATCCGCCCAATGTTCTACGATTCTTATCATCAGATTGAAAATTTATCTAATCCAAAAGGAGCGGAAAGAATTTATACCGTAGTTGGAAATATTTGTGAAACAGATACTTTCGCTTGGGACAGAAAACTGAATGAAGTAAGAGAAGGTGATATTTTAGCTTTCCATAATGCAGGAGCTTACGGTTTTGAAATGAGCTCAAACTTTAATTCAAGACTAAAACCTGCTGAGGTTCTTTTCTTAGACGGAAAAGCTCACTTAATCAGAAAAAGAGATGAATTCGAAGATTTATTGAGAAATCAAATCGAAGTAATCAATTAA
- a CDS encoding PolC-type DNA polymerase III encodes MYSIIDIESNGAGYRKECIIDIAVYRYDGQKIVDQFISLVNPEGDITPFVQKLTNITPKMVKTAPKFHEIAKRVIEITQNTTLVGHNIDFDYRMLRQSFARLGYDFKINTLDTIPLAKKLIPDEVSYSLGKLVKSLGIPLTNHHRADGDARATLELFKLLVSKDIKNEIIQEQHEETNANTYINKIKELTQDLPNEKGFVYFQNESGKIIFSDYVQDINKFSKKVFNSKSKRWEEIQLEVTQINFELTGTDIIAKLILNSKNIKKREVYPFGLYFRNNKYIVEKNQLNKSEKPILKFKSFTQGTKAVHFIGNFEEYNDINIFKKKIDFKKRNELWLGQGRKLGEKLFLIIENGKTVSYGFYELFTQIQTMSMISKLKIDLPLSAVDLNNDLQLALLRGDFETLPLPK; translated from the coding sequence ATGTATTCAATAATAGATATAGAAAGTAATGGTGCAGGTTACAGGAAAGAATGCATTATAGATATTGCTGTCTACCGTTATGATGGTCAGAAGATTGTCGACCAATTTATTTCTCTTGTAAATCCTGAAGGAGATATTACCCCTTTTGTTCAGAAATTGACCAATATCACCCCAAAAATGGTCAAAACTGCTCCGAAATTCCATGAAATTGCAAAAAGAGTCATAGAAATTACTCAAAATACAACATTGGTAGGGCACAATATTGATTTCGATTACAGAATGCTTCGCCAATCATTTGCAAGGCTTGGTTATGATTTCAAAATCAATACTTTAGATACAATTCCTTTAGCTAAAAAACTGATTCCCGATGAGGTAAGTTATTCTTTAGGAAAATTGGTGAAATCTTTAGGAATTCCGTTAACAAATCATCACAGAGCAGATGGTGATGCAAGAGCTACATTAGAGTTATTCAAACTTTTGGTGTCAAAAGATATTAAAAATGAGATCATTCAGGAGCAGCATGAAGAAACAAATGCAAATACTTATATCAATAAAATCAAGGAGTTAACGCAAGATCTTCCGAACGAGAAAGGCTTTGTTTATTTTCAAAATGAAAGTGGAAAAATCATCTTTTCAGATTATGTTCAGGATATTAATAAATTTTCTAAAAAAGTTTTTAATTCCAAATCTAAAAGATGGGAAGAAATTCAGTTAGAAGTTACACAAATCAATTTTGAGCTCACCGGAACCGATATTATTGCCAAGTTGATATTGAATTCAAAAAATATTAAAAAAAGAGAAGTTTATCCTTTCGGACTTTATTTTAGGAATAATAAATATATCGTTGAGAAAAATCAATTAAATAAATCAGAGAAGCCGATTCTTAAATTCAAATCCTTTACTCAAGGTACAAAAGCCGTTCATTTTATTGGAAATTTTGAGGAATATAACGATATTAATATTTTTAAAAAGAAAATAGATTTCAAAAAAAGAAATGAACTTTGGCTGGGACAGGGAAGGAAATTAGGAGAAAAACTATTCTTAATTATAGAAAACGGGAAAACTGTTTCGTACGGATTTTATGAACTTTTCACCCAAATTCAGACGATGAGTATGATTTCTAAATTAAAAATAGACCTGCCTTTATCAGCGGTAGATTTAAATAACGACTTGCAACTGGCCTTGCTTCGCGGTGATTTTGAGACACTACCGTTGCCGAAATAA
- a CDS encoding helicase HerA-like domain-containing protein has protein sequence MADKAKFIEELTPRYTPKGEHIILGKGMLDGEVVSEINVTIPLKTINRHGLIAGATGTGKTKTLQVFAEQLSHAGVPSLVLDIKGDFSGIAEAGQMNPIIEERYAKTQLPYNPQAFPVELMTISGGKGVKLRATVTEFGPVLLSKILELNDTQQSIMSIVFKYSDDKGLPLIDLNDLKKVLQYVTDNAQGKAELAANYGSIAPASLGAILRSIVALEQQGASDFFGELSFDVHDLLETRDGKGVVNILRVADIQNKPQLFSTFMLSLFAEIYMTFPEEGDSGKPKLVLFIDEAHLMFDESSKALLSQIETMVKLIRSKGVGIYFITQIPGDVPESVLSQLGLKIQHALRGFTAKDKKEISKAVENYPTTEFYNASNLIQNLGIGEAFITALDEKGIPTPLVHTYLISPESRMDVLSDAEVSELVNNSSLVAKYQEDINKESAYEMLTSRMEQAAQNSTPTQKSRPVKEEPGMFEQVLKSQAGRTFTSTLMREGAKAILGMFGLGGRKR, from the coding sequence ATGGCAGATAAAGCGAAATTTATTGAAGAATTAACTCCCAGATATACCCCAAAAGGTGAACATATTATACTAGGAAAAGGAATGCTGGACGGTGAAGTGGTGTCAGAAATTAATGTAACCATTCCTTTAAAAACAATCAACAGACACGGACTTATTGCGGGAGCGACAGGTACTGGTAAAACCAAAACGTTGCAGGTTTTTGCAGAACAGCTTTCTCATGCGGGAGTTCCGTCTTTGGTTTTGGATATCAAAGGAGATTTTTCCGGAATTGCAGAAGCCGGGCAAATGAATCCGATTATTGAAGAAAGATATGCTAAAACACAGCTTCCCTATAATCCACAAGCGTTTCCGGTAGAATTGATGACAATTTCCGGCGGAAAAGGAGTGAAGTTGAGAGCTACCGTTACCGAATTTGGTCCTGTTTTATTAAGTAAAATTTTAGAATTAAATGATACTCAGCAAAGTATCATGTCAATTGTTTTTAAATATTCTGATGATAAAGGATTGCCTTTGATCGATCTTAATGATCTTAAAAAAGTTCTGCAATACGTTACAGATAATGCACAAGGCAAGGCAGAGCTAGCTGCTAATTACGGTTCAATTGCTCCTGCTTCTTTGGGTGCTATTTTGAGATCAATTGTTGCTTTGGAACAACAGGGAGCGTCAGATTTCTTTGGTGAACTTAGTTTTGATGTTCATGATCTGCTTGAAACCAGAGATGGAAAAGGCGTTGTAAATATTTTAAGAGTAGCTGATATTCAGAATAAACCGCAATTATTCTCTACGTTTATGCTTTCTCTTTTTGCTGAAATTTATATGACTTTCCCGGAAGAAGGAGACAGCGGAAAACCCAAGTTGGTTTTATTTATTGATGAAGCTCATTTAATGTTTGATGAATCTTCAAAAGCATTGCTTTCACAAATCGAAACGATGGTAAAATTGATTCGTTCTAAAGGAGTTGGGATTTATTTTATCACTCAAATTCCGGGCGATGTGCCTGAAAGTGTGCTTTCTCAATTAGGTTTAAAAATCCAGCATGCGCTGAGAGGTTTTACGGCAAAAGATAAAAAAGAAATATCAAAAGCGGTTGAAAATTATCCGACAACGGAGTTTTACAATGCCTCTAATTTAATTCAAAATCTGGGAATTGGTGAAGCATTTATTACTGCTTTAGATGAAAAAGGAATTCCTACACCGTTGGTTCATACTTATTTAATTTCTCCTGAATCCAGAATGGATGTATTAAGTGATGCTGAAGTTTCAGAGTTGGTGAATAATTCTAGTTTAGTCGCTAAATATCAGGAAGATATAAACAAAGAATCTGCCTACGAAATGCTGACGAGCAGAATGGAACAGGCAGCTCAAAATTCTACTCCAACTCAAAAATCGAGACCTGTAAAAGAAGAACCGGGAATGTTTGAACAGGTTTTAAAAAGCCAGGCGGGAAGAACTTTTACCAGTACTTTGATGCGTGAAGGCGCAAAAGCTATTTTAGGTATGTTTGGGCTGGGAGGAAGAAAAAGATAA
- a CDS encoding MBL fold metallo-hydrolase produces the protein MKVEQIYTGCLAQGAYYIVSENEAVIIDPLREIKPYLERLEKDNVTLKYIFETHFHADFVSGHLDLSKKTGAPIVYGPTANPDFEAIIAEDNQIFEIGKVKIKTLHTPGHTMESTTYLLIDENGVETAIFTGDTLFLGDVGRPDLAQKATNLTQEDLAGILYESLHSKILPLDDSITVYPAHGAGSACGKNMQKETVDILGNQKRTNYALNQPDKESFIREVLDGLTAPPKYFGMNVALNKGGYESLDDVMDKGLNPISVEDFESFAEETGALILDTRGPADFQKGFIPNSINIGLKGDFAPWVGTLIVDVKHPLLLVSDEGTEEEVITRLSRVGFDNVLGYLKGGFDSWKNSDNEIDEVTRISPAEFAEQFTENTKVIDVRKLGEYSAEHIDNAYNKPLDTISDWVSTIDDSEHFFLHCAGGYRSMIAASILNSHGIRNFTEIEGGFNGIKKTEKFPTSDFVCQSKTL, from the coding sequence ATGAAAGTTGAACAAATATATACCGGTTGCCTTGCTCAAGGGGCATATTATATAGTATCAGAAAATGAAGCTGTAATTATAGATCCATTAAGAGAAATTAAGCCTTATTTGGAGCGCCTTGAAAAAGACAATGTAACTTTAAAATATATTTTTGAGACCCATTTCCATGCAGATTTTGTTTCGGGACACTTGGATCTAAGTAAGAAAACAGGAGCTCCAATTGTTTACGGACCAACTGCCAACCCCGATTTTGAAGCAATCATTGCGGAGGACAATCAAATTTTCGAGATCGGAAAAGTAAAAATAAAGACTTTACACACTCCAGGTCATACCATGGAAAGTACAACCTATCTTTTGATTGATGAAAATGGTGTTGAAACTGCAATTTTCACAGGAGATACTCTATTTTTAGGAGATGTAGGAAGACCGGATCTTGCTCAAAAAGCAACCAACCTTACTCAAGAAGACCTTGCAGGAATTTTATATGAAAGTTTACACAGCAAAATACTTCCATTAGATGACAGTATTACAGTTTATCCGGCTCATGGAGCGGGTTCTGCATGTGGGAAAAATATGCAGAAAGAAACTGTTGATATTTTGGGAAATCAAAAAAGAACCAATTACGCACTAAATCAACCCGATAAAGAATCTTTTATTAGAGAAGTTTTAGATGGATTAACAGCTCCACCAAAATATTTCGGGATGAATGTTGCCTTGAATAAAGGAGGTTACGAAAGCCTTGACGATGTTATGGACAAAGGATTAAATCCTATTTCTGTTGAAGATTTCGAAAGCTTTGCAGAAGAAACGGGCGCTTTAATTTTAGATACAAGAGGACCTGCCGATTTCCAGAAAGGTTTTATTCCAAATTCTATTAATATTGGATTAAAAGGAGATTTCGCACCTTGGGTTGGGACGTTAATCGTAGATGTAAAACATCCTTTATTACTGGTTTCTGATGAAGGAACAGAAGAAGAAGTAATTACAAGATTGAGCAGAGTTGGATTCGATAATGTTTTAGGATATTTAAAAGGAGGATTTGATTCTTGGAAAAACTCAGACAACGAAATTGATGAAGTAACAAGAATTTCACCTGCCGAATTTGCGGAGCAATTTACTGAAAACACAAAAGTAATTGACGTTAGAAAACTTGGAGAATATTCTGCAGAGCACATTGACAACGCTTACAACAAACCATTAGATACCATCAGTGATTGGGTAAGCACGATCGATGATTCTGAACATTTCTTCTTACATTGTGCAGGAGGTTACAGAAGCATGATCGCGGCAAGCATCCTTAATTCACACGGAATCAGAAACTTCACTGAAATAGAAGGAGGTTTTAACGGAATCAAAAAAACTGAAAAATTTCCAACTTCAGACTTCGTTTGTCAATCAAAAACATTGTAA
- a CDS encoding rhodanese-like domain-containing protein encodes MKNKFLGLILVSIFALTACKTSTTAAEISNASIRKVINSPDVTLVDVRTPEQYAGGSANNAINVPLAEIINNPTSLKGKKVVVFCNKGVQADEAYKILKKNGVDVYDGTSWQNVKGIQDSSL; translated from the coding sequence ATGAAAAATAAATTTCTCGGATTAATTCTTGTATCAATTTTTGCATTAACTGCATGTAAAACATCAACAACGGCAGCAGAAATTTCGAATGCAAGCATACGAAAAGTGATCAACAGTCCGGATGTAACGTTGGTAGATGTGAGAACTCCGGAACAATACGCTGGAGGATCAGCCAACAACGCCATCAACGTACCCTTAGCTGAAATTATAAACAATCCGACATCTCTGAAAGGCAAAAAAGTAGTTGTTTTCTGTAATAAAGGAGTACAGGCCGACGAAGCATATAAAATCTTAAAGAAAAACGGTGTTGATGTTTATGACGGAACGAGCTGGCAAAATGTAAAAGGCATTCAGGATTCCAGCCTTTAA
- a CDS encoding thioredoxin family protein yields MSQKFQELIESERPVLIDFFATWCQPCKVQSSVLNTVKENVGQAARIIKIDVDQYPAIASQYGVRGVPTLAIFKNGELLWKESGVHDVNTLTQLLKQYE; encoded by the coding sequence ATGTCACAAAAATTTCAAGAACTTATTGAATCCGAAAGACCGGTATTGATAGACTTTTTTGCAACCTGGTGTCAGCCATGTAAAGTTCAGTCTTCGGTTTTAAATACGGTTAAAGAAAATGTAGGCCAAGCAGCCAGAATTATAAAAATAGATGTTGATCAATATCCTGCTATTGCCTCTCAATACGGCGTGCGCGGAGTTCCGACGTTAGCCATCTTCAAAAACGGAGAATTACTCTGGAAAGAAAGTGGCGTACATGATGTGAATACGTTGACTCAACTTTTAAAACAATATGAATAG
- a CDS encoding nitrilase-related carbon-nitrogen hydrolase, translating to MKIAGLNLDIIWKNKDGNFQLIEKELENIEADLFLLPEMFSTGFCMDASEVSDRNGESLAFLMKLSKEKNAAFCGSAPVEENGNFYNRMYFVQPDSEVIFYDKRHLFSFSGEDKVYTPGKERVIVNYKGIRFLLQVCYDLRFPVFARNNDDYDAILYVANWPEKRVGAWEHLLKARAIENLSFVFGLNRVGTDGNDLFYQESSHCFFADGKEISAKNGNIISAELDMNELNDFRKHFQFLNDRDSFSIEF from the coding sequence ATGAAGATCGCAGGGTTAAATTTAGATATCATCTGGAAAAATAAAGATGGAAATTTTCAATTGATTGAAAAGGAATTAGAAAATATTGAAGCCGATTTATTTCTTTTACCGGAAATGTTTTCAACAGGTTTTTGCATGGATGCATCTGAAGTATCAGACAGAAATGGAGAATCTTTAGCATTTTTAATGAAATTGTCTAAAGAAAAGAATGCTGCATTTTGTGGAAGCGCTCCTGTGGAAGAGAACGGGAATTTCTATAACAGAATGTATTTCGTTCAGCCGGATTCAGAAGTTATTTTTTACGATAAAAGACATTTGTTTTCTTTTTCTGGAGAGGATAAAGTCTACACTCCCGGAAAGGAAAGGGTGATTGTTAATTATAAAGGAATACGATTTTTGCTGCAGGTTTGTTATGACCTTCGTTTTCCTGTTTTTGCGAGAAATAATGATGATTATGATGCAATTTTGTACGTTGCCAACTGGCCTGAAAAAAGAGTAGGAGCTTGGGAACATCTTCTAAAAGCGAGAGCGATTGAGAATTTATCTTTTGTTTTTGGTTTAAATAGAGTAGGAACCGATGGAAATGATCTTTTTTATCAGGAAAGTTCGCATTGTTTTTTCGCGGATGGAAAAGAAATTTCTGCGAAAAATGGAAATATCATTTCTGCAGAATTAGATATGAATGAATTAAATGATTTCAGAAAGCATTTTCAGTTTTTGAATGATAGAGATTCTTTTTCAATTGAATTTTAA
- a CDS encoding DUF6646 family protein, translated as MKKLVFMFMLVLGGALVNAQAYTGRGDQKVQLGLSAWGYGTGITGTYDYGLNKLISVGGGLNAYFSGYKDDDKDNRVFIFGRLNFHLHEALDLPEKLDIYPGVDVGVLGKDFGIGAHIGARYFFTEKIGVFAEVGNNGSLGVSLNL; from the coding sequence ATGAAGAAATTGGTTTTTATGTTTATGTTAGTATTGGGTGGCGCCTTAGTAAACGCACAGGCCTACACCGGAAGAGGAGATCAAAAAGTTCAATTGGGATTGAGTGCTTGGGGATACGGAACAGGAATTACAGGAACTTATGATTATGGTTTAAATAAATTGATTTCAGTCGGAGGAGGTTTGAATGCTTATTTTAGTGGATATAAAGATGATGATAAAGATAATAGAGTTTTTATCTTCGGAAGATTGAATTTTCACTTGCATGAAGCGTTAGATCTGCCAGAAAAATTAGACATTTATCCTGGTGTAGATGTGGGAGTTCTTGGAAAAGACTTCGGAATCGGCGCTCACATTGGTGCAAGATACTTTTTCACAGAGAAAATCGGGGTATTTGCAGAAGTAGGAAACAATGGCAGTCTCGGAGTTTCGCTTAATTTGTAG
- the rseP gene encoding RIP metalloprotease RseP, with amino-acid sequence MELAIKIFQFILSISILVVLHELGHFLPAKYFKTKVEKFYLFFDPWFSIAKKKIGETEYGIGWLPFGGYVKIAGMVDESMDTEQLKQPAQPWEFRAKPAWQRLIIMLGGVTVNFFLAWLIYSCLSLFNGETYTDLTKFENGVEVTEAGRKMGFQNGDKIISIDGKPNERLENASINILLGDNVTVLRDGKEVTFPVNTDGVAEVLKQKEAKLYISPRMPMVIDSLATPSSKASGLAVGDKVVGINGQKVSFFDQVSSVLSQNKGKVISVEVERNGAVQTIPTVSVDKNGKLGVQIATKDLAKSITTNKQYSLGESIPRGFTRTIEALTMQVKQFKIMFNSKVQGYKNVGGPIAIVKNMPVNKATDGSISINWPAFWSFTAMFSVWLAFLNLIPIPGLDGGHVIFTLYEIIVGKPVPQKVLENAQMIGVIFLLGLMLLIFGSDIFKIFTGKL; translated from the coding sequence ATGGAATTAGCAATCAAGATTTTCCAGTTTATCTTAAGCATCTCTATTTTAGTGGTTCTTCATGAGCTTGGACACTTTTTACCCGCAAAATACTTTAAAACCAAGGTGGAAAAATTCTATCTGTTTTTTGATCCATGGTTCTCAATAGCAAAGAAAAAAATCGGTGAAACAGAATACGGTATCGGATGGCTTCCTTTCGGAGGTTATGTGAAAATTGCCGGAATGGTAGACGAAAGTATGGATACCGAGCAATTGAAGCAACCTGCTCAACCTTGGGAATTCAGAGCAAAACCGGCTTGGCAGAGATTAATTATTATGTTGGGTGGAGTTACGGTAAACTTTTTCTTGGCTTGGTTAATTTACAGCTGTTTATCTCTTTTTAACGGAGAAACATATACAGATCTTACAAAGTTTGAAAACGGAGTTGAAGTAACGGAGGCTGGTAGAAAAATGGGTTTCCAAAATGGTGATAAAATCATCAGCATCGACGGAAAACCAAACGAAAGACTAGAAAATGCTTCCATTAACATCCTTTTAGGTGATAATGTAACTGTTTTAAGAGATGGTAAAGAAGTTACTTTCCCGGTAAATACGGATGGTGTCGCAGAAGTTCTTAAACAAAAAGAAGCAAAACTATACATCAGCCCAAGAATGCCAATGGTTATTGATTCTTTGGCAACGCCTTCATCTAAAGCATCTGGCTTGGCTGTTGGTGATAAAGTTGTTGGAATTAATGGTCAGAAAGTTTCTTTCTTTGATCAGGTAAGTTCTGTTTTAAGTCAAAATAAAGGAAAAGTAATTTCTGTAGAGGTTGAAAGAAACGGAGCGGTTCAAACAATTCCTACAGTTTCAGTTGATAAAAACGGAAAATTAGGCGTACAAATTGCGACTAAAGATCTTGCTAAATCAATTACTACCAATAAACAATATTCTCTCGGAGAATCTATTCCTAGAGGATTTACAAGAACGATTGAAGCATTAACAATGCAGGTTAAGCAGTTCAAAATTATGTTTAACTCAAAAGTTCAAGGATATAAAAACGTTGGTGGGCCAATTGCTATCGTAAAGAATATGCCTGTAAATAAAGCTACAGATGGAAGCATCTCAATTAACTGGCCGGCTTTCTGGAGCTTTACAGCAATGTTCTCTGTTTGGTTAGCATTTCTGAACTTAATTCCTATCCCGGGATTGGATGGTGGACACGTTATTTTTACTTTATATGAAATAATTGTAGGAAAACCAGTACCTCAAAAGGTTTTAGAGAACGCACAAATGATTGGTGTTATCTTCCTGTTAGGCTTAATGTTACTGATCTTTGGAAGTGATATCTTCAAAATATTCACAGGAAAACTATAG